In the genome of Cryptomeria japonica chromosome 8, Sugi_1.0, whole genome shotgun sequence, one region contains:
- the LOC131053067 gene encoding protein DETOXIFICATION 29 isoform X2 translates to MENSPNTPLLVPSDLKGCQKQVACLEDYVPTSFSRNLGREIWKESKKVLSLAAPVGFNRVATYAFGVITQSYAGKFGTVELAAVSLATSTIGGISLGLMTGMSSAQQTVSGQAFGAKKFNLLGVYLQQAFIVMNGTALLFSLVYLFAAPLLKVLGQSEQVADLTGQFVLWSIPQLFAYANYFPTQKFFQSQRKVMIQAVICGSSLACHVFLNWLLITKLGFGLLALAMALNASWWLVVIGQFTYAVFGPLPETWTGFSVYIFHDVWSFIKLSASSAVMACVDLWYYRVLALLTGNLKNPAIAVDSFSICLSAYEGLMMLNSRAATSVIISNELGAGRPKRTLFAASICVGIALIFGTIFFTCIIIARHDIASIFTNNATVGHMVYELSIFLAFTLLINSVQPILAGVAVGAGWQAYVAKVNIGIWTGLLVGTSSQILILAFNTYRTDWDKEASAAKNRFKVPG, encoded by the exons ATGGAAAATTCTCCCAACACCCCACTTCTGGTACCATCTGACCTTAAGGGATGCCAAAAACAAGTGGCTTGTCTCGAAGACTACGTCCCTACATCTTTCTCCAGAAATTTAGGCAGGGAAATCTGGAAGGAGTCCAAGAAGGTGTTGAGCTTGGCTGCCCCTGTGGGATTCAACAGGGTAGCCACCTACGCCTTTGGGGTTATCACTCAGTCGTATGCTGGCAAATTCGGCACGGTGGAACTTGCTGCTGTATCCTTGGCTACTAGTACCATTGGGGGAATCTCCTTAGGGCTCATG ACAGGAATGTCAAGTGCGCAACAGACGGTGTCTGGTCAAGCATTTGGTGCAAAGAAATTCAACCTTCTTGGGGTTTACCTGCAGCAAGCTTTTATAGTAATGAATGGAACTGCGCTTTTATTCAGTTTAGTGTATCTTTTTGCAGCACCTCTTCTTAAGGTGCTGGGGCAATCAGAACAGGTGGCCGACCTGACTGGACAGTTTGTCCTTTGGTCCATTCCTCAACTATTTGCATATGCAAACTATTTTCCTACCCAGAAGTTTTTCCAATCACAACGAAAAGTCATGATCCAGGCAGTGATCTGTGGAAGTTCATTGGCTTGCCATGTTTTCTTGAATTGGTTGCTAATCACTAAGCTTGGGTTTGGACTTCTTGCGTTGGCTATGGCCTTGAATGCATCCTGGTGGTTAGTTGTTATAGGACAGTTTACATATGCTGTGTTTGGACCATTACCAGAAACATGGACAGGGTTCTCAGTTTATATCTTTCATGATGTTTGGAGCTTTATAAAGCTTTCAGCTTCATCTGCTGTGATGGCATG TGTGGACCTCTGGTACTATAGAGTTTTGGCTCTTTTAACTGGAAACCTGAAAAATCCAGCTATCgcagtggattcattttctatttg TTTAAGTGCATATGAAGGGCTCATGATGTTGAATAGCCGTGCTGCAACTAG TGTCATAATATCAAATGAATTAGGAGCTGGGCGTCCAAAGCGTACATTATTTGCTGCCTCTATTTGTGTAGGCATAGCATTGATATTTGGGACCATATTTTTCACTTGCATTATCATAGCTAGACATGATATTGCATCCATCTTCACCAACAATGCCACTGTTGGTCACATGGTTTATGAGTTGTCAATATTCCTTGCATTTACACTGCTTATCAATAGTGTTCAACCGATTCTGGCAG GAGTAGCGGTTGGCGCAGGATGGCAAGCTTATGTAGCTAAAGTAAACATA GGAATTTGGACGGGACTCCTGGTTGGGACATCATCACAGATATTGATACTTGCATTTAACACTTATCGGACGGATTGGGATAAAGAG GCTAGTGCAGCCAAAAATCGTTTCAAAGTACCAGGATGA
- the LOC131053067 gene encoding protein DETOXIFICATION 29 isoform X1, which translates to MENSPNTPLLVPSDLKGCQKQVACLEDYVPTSFSRNLGREIWKESKKVLSLAAPVGFNRVATYAFGVITQSYAGKFGTVELAAVSLATSTIGGISLGLMTGMSSAQQTVSGQAFGAKKFNLLGVYLQQAFIVMNGTALLFSLVYLFAAPLLKVLGQSEQVADLTGQFVLWSIPQLFAYANYFPTQKFFQSQRKVMIQAVICGSSLACHVFLNWLLITKLGFGLLALAMALNASWWLVVIGQFTYAVFGPLPETWTGFSVYIFHDVWSFIKLSASSAVMACVDLWYYRVLALLTGNLKNPAIAVDSFSICLSAYEGLMMLNSRAATSVIISNELGAGRPKRTLFAASICVGIALIFGTIFFTCIIIARHDIASIFTNNATVGHMVYELSIFLAFTLLINSVQPILAGVAVGAGWQAYVAKVNIVCYYFIGPISAFLAFKCNLQVKGIWTGLLVGTSSQILILAFNTYRTDWDKEASAAKNRFKVPG; encoded by the exons ATGGAAAATTCTCCCAACACCCCACTTCTGGTACCATCTGACCTTAAGGGATGCCAAAAACAAGTGGCTTGTCTCGAAGACTACGTCCCTACATCTTTCTCCAGAAATTTAGGCAGGGAAATCTGGAAGGAGTCCAAGAAGGTGTTGAGCTTGGCTGCCCCTGTGGGATTCAACAGGGTAGCCACCTACGCCTTTGGGGTTATCACTCAGTCGTATGCTGGCAAATTCGGCACGGTGGAACTTGCTGCTGTATCCTTGGCTACTAGTACCATTGGGGGAATCTCCTTAGGGCTCATG ACAGGAATGTCAAGTGCGCAACAGACGGTGTCTGGTCAAGCATTTGGTGCAAAGAAATTCAACCTTCTTGGGGTTTACCTGCAGCAAGCTTTTATAGTAATGAATGGAACTGCGCTTTTATTCAGTTTAGTGTATCTTTTTGCAGCACCTCTTCTTAAGGTGCTGGGGCAATCAGAACAGGTGGCCGACCTGACTGGACAGTTTGTCCTTTGGTCCATTCCTCAACTATTTGCATATGCAAACTATTTTCCTACCCAGAAGTTTTTCCAATCACAACGAAAAGTCATGATCCAGGCAGTGATCTGTGGAAGTTCATTGGCTTGCCATGTTTTCTTGAATTGGTTGCTAATCACTAAGCTTGGGTTTGGACTTCTTGCGTTGGCTATGGCCTTGAATGCATCCTGGTGGTTAGTTGTTATAGGACAGTTTACATATGCTGTGTTTGGACCATTACCAGAAACATGGACAGGGTTCTCAGTTTATATCTTTCATGATGTTTGGAGCTTTATAAAGCTTTCAGCTTCATCTGCTGTGATGGCATG TGTGGACCTCTGGTACTATAGAGTTTTGGCTCTTTTAACTGGAAACCTGAAAAATCCAGCTATCgcagtggattcattttctatttg TTTAAGTGCATATGAAGGGCTCATGATGTTGAATAGCCGTGCTGCAACTAG TGTCATAATATCAAATGAATTAGGAGCTGGGCGTCCAAAGCGTACATTATTTGCTGCCTCTATTTGTGTAGGCATAGCATTGATATTTGGGACCATATTTTTCACTTGCATTATCATAGCTAGACATGATATTGCATCCATCTTCACCAACAATGCCACTGTTGGTCACATGGTTTATGAGTTGTCAATATTCCTTGCATTTACACTGCTTATCAATAGTGTTCAACCGATTCTGGCAG GAGTAGCGGTTGGCGCAGGATGGCAAGCTTATGTAGCTAAAGTAAACATAGTATGTTATTATTTTATTGGTCCTATTAGTGCTTTTCTGGCGTTCAAGTGCAATCTTCAAGTGAAg GGAATTTGGACGGGACTCCTGGTTGGGACATCATCACAGATATTGATACTTGCATTTAACACTTATCGGACGGATTGGGATAAAGAG GCTAGTGCAGCCAAAAATCGTTTCAAAGTACCAGGATGA